In Vreelandella piezotolerans, one genomic interval encodes:
- the atpG gene encoding F0F1 ATP synthase subunit gamma, translating into MAAAKEIRTQIGSIKNTQKITSAMEMVAASKMRKAQDLMKAGQPYAKQIRNVVGHIADANPEYKHDYMVERNEVKRVGYIVVSTDRGLCGGLNVNLFKAVVKDAVAWKQQGAELDFCALGSKAGAFFRNYGGNLIAAKSGLGEAPTVEGLIGSVKVMLEAYDEGRLDRLYVVYNEFVNTMTQRPVVRQLLPLSPDMGADAKHDEENARPGSWDYLYEPDAKALLDSLLVRFIESQVYQAVVENGACEQAARMIAMKSATDNAGNLIDDLEMVYNKARQAAITQEISEIVGGASAV; encoded by the coding sequence ATGGCAGCTGCAAAAGAGATACGCACCCAGATCGGGAGCATTAAAAATACGCAGAAGATTACCAGCGCCATGGAAATGGTGGCTGCATCGAAAATGCGTAAAGCGCAAGATCTGATGAAGGCTGGCCAGCCGTACGCCAAGCAGATTCGTAACGTGGTAGGCCACATTGCCGACGCGAACCCCGAGTACAAGCACGACTATATGGTCGAGCGTAACGAGGTAAAGCGTGTTGGTTACATTGTGGTCTCCACCGATCGTGGCCTGTGTGGCGGCTTGAACGTCAACCTGTTCAAGGCAGTGGTGAAAGACGCCGTTGCCTGGAAACAGCAAGGCGCTGAGCTGGACTTCTGTGCCCTCGGTTCGAAAGCCGGTGCTTTCTTCCGCAACTACGGTGGCAACTTGATTGCGGCCAAGAGCGGACTAGGGGAAGCACCGACCGTCGAGGGTCTGATCGGTAGTGTCAAGGTCATGCTCGAAGCGTATGACGAAGGACGCCTGGATCGTCTGTACGTGGTGTATAACGAGTTCGTCAACACCATGACCCAGCGGCCCGTCGTGCGTCAGCTTCTTCCGCTGTCGCCTGACATGGGCGCTGACGCTAAGCATGACGAAGAAAACGCCCGTCCCGGAAGCTGGGACTACCTGTATGAACCGGATGCCAAGGCGTTGCTAGACAGCCTGTTGGTTCGATTCATCGAATCGCAGGTGTATCAGGCGGTAGTCGAAAACGGTGCGTGCGAACAGGCCGCCCGAATGATCGCTATGAAGAGTGCCACTGATAACGCGGGCAACCTGATCGACGATCTGGAGATGGTGTACAACAAGGCCCGTCAGGCCGCCATCACCCAGGAAATTTCCGAGATCGTCGGCGGCGCTTCAGCCGTATAA
- the atpA gene encoding F0F1 ATP synthase subunit alpha: protein MQQLNPSEISDIIKQRIEKLDVASEARNQGTIVSVSDGIVKIHGLEDAMFGEMIEFPNSIFGMVLNLERDSVGAVVLGDYLQLEEGMTAQCTGRILEVPVGPELVGRVVDALGNPIDGKGDINAKQTDAVEKVAPGVITRQSVDEPIQTGLKSIDAMVPIGRGQRELIIGDRQIGKSAIAIDAIINQKGKGVTCVYVAIGQKQSTIANVVRKLEEHGAMDHTIVVAAGAADPAPMQFLAAYSGCTMGEYFRDRGEDALIVYDDLSKQAVAYRQVSLLLRRPPGREAYPGDVFYLHSRLLERAARVNADYVEKFTNGEVKGKTGSLTALPIIETQGGDVSAFVPTNVISITDGQIFLETNLFNSGIRPAINAGLSVSRVGGAAQTKIIKKLGGGVRLALAQYRELAAFSQFASDLDEATRKQLEHGQRVTELMKQKQYSPMSVAEMALSLYAANEGHLDDVSVDKVLDFERALHDYMKSEHSELLDKINQTGDYNGEIQDGLKSGLEKFKATQSW from the coding sequence ATGCAGCAACTGAATCCTTCCGAGATCAGCGACATCATCAAGCAGCGAATCGAGAAGCTTGACGTCGCATCCGAAGCCCGTAATCAGGGCACCATCGTCAGCGTTTCCGACGGTATCGTGAAAATTCACGGCCTCGAAGACGCGATGTTCGGTGAAATGATCGAATTCCCCAACAGCATCTTCGGCATGGTACTCAACCTGGAGCGTGACTCCGTGGGTGCCGTTGTCCTGGGTGACTACCTGCAGCTCGAAGAAGGCATGACCGCCCAGTGTACCGGTCGCATTCTGGAAGTGCCGGTAGGCCCCGAGCTGGTGGGTCGTGTGGTCGATGCGCTGGGTAACCCCATCGACGGCAAAGGCGACATCAACGCCAAACAGACTGACGCGGTCGAAAAAGTGGCGCCTGGCGTTATTACCCGTCAGTCCGTTGACGAGCCGATCCAAACCGGTCTGAAATCCATCGACGCCATGGTACCGATCGGTCGTGGTCAGCGTGAGTTGATCATCGGTGACCGTCAGATCGGTAAATCCGCCATTGCCATCGATGCGATCATCAACCAGAAAGGCAAAGGCGTGACCTGTGTCTACGTCGCCATCGGTCAGAAGCAGTCGACCATTGCCAACGTGGTGCGCAAGTTAGAAGAGCACGGCGCGATGGATCACACCATCGTCGTGGCCGCGGGCGCTGCCGACCCGGCACCGATGCAGTTCTTGGCCGCTTACTCTGGCTGCACCATGGGCGAGTACTTCCGTGACCGCGGTGAAGACGCACTGATCGTGTATGACGATCTTTCCAAGCAGGCCGTTGCCTACCGCCAGGTATCGCTGCTGCTGCGTCGTCCGCCGGGCCGTGAAGCTTACCCGGGTGACGTGTTCTATCTCCACTCGCGTCTGTTGGAGCGTGCCGCTCGCGTCAACGCCGACTACGTCGAGAAGTTCACCAACGGCGAAGTGAAGGGCAAAACCGGTTCCTTGACCGCACTGCCGATCATCGAAACACAGGGTGGTGACGTATCGGCGTTCGTTCCGACCAACGTTATCTCTATCACCGATGGTCAGATCTTCCTGGAAACCAACCTGTTCAACTCCGGTATTCGTCCGGCGATCAACGCAGGTCTCTCGGTTTCTCGTGTCGGTGGTGCTGCGCAGACCAAGATCATCAAGAAGCTGGGTGGCGGTGTGCGTCTGGCCCTGGCTCAGTATCGTGAACTGGCGGCGTTCTCGCAGTTTGCCTCTGACCTTGACGAGGCCACGCGTAAGCAGCTCGAGCACGGCCAACGCGTGACCGAACTGATGAAGCAGAAGCAGTACTCGCCGATGTCAGTGGCGGAAATGGCGCTGTCTCTGTACGCCGCTAACGAAGGTCACCTGGACGATGTGAGCGTCGACAAGGTGCTGGACTTCGAACGTGCCCTGCACGACTACATGAAGTCCGAGCACAGCGAGCTGCTCGATAAGATCAACCAGACCGGCGACTACAACGGTGAAATTCAGGACGGCTTGAAGTCAGGTCTCGAGAAGTTCAAGGCGACTCAGAGCTGGTAA
- a CDS encoding F0F1 ATP synthase subunit delta, whose protein sequence is MAELLTVARPYAKAAFEYARDHEALDSWSKALGFLSAAVANSDVRRLLGSPKLENDKKVALLADMLPEQSTDVSRFLDTLADQGRLLALPFIAEQFEHLRADHEQRVEVLVTSAYELDSQQQTKLANALKKRLNREISITTQVDKALIGGVILRAGDTVIDGSVRGRLNRLSEALTA, encoded by the coding sequence ATGGCGGAATTATTGACCGTCGCTCGTCCTTACGCTAAGGCGGCGTTTGAATACGCGCGTGATCATGAGGCGCTTGATAGCTGGTCCAAAGCGCTGGGTTTTTTAAGCGCAGCGGTTGCCAACAGCGATGTACGTCGCCTGCTGGGCAGTCCAAAGCTCGAGAACGACAAAAAGGTCGCTCTGCTCGCTGATATGTTGCCGGAGCAGAGCACCGACGTGTCGCGCTTTCTGGATACCCTGGCCGACCAAGGTCGTCTGTTGGCTCTGCCTTTCATCGCTGAACAGTTCGAGCACCTGCGTGCCGATCATGAGCAGCGAGTCGAGGTATTGGTCACGTCCGCCTACGAGCTGGACAGCCAACAGCAGACCAAGCTAGCAAACGCGCTCAAGAAACGTCTGAATCGCGAAATCTCCATTACTACTCAGGTGGACAAGGCGCTGATTGGCGGTGTCATCCTGCGTGCCGGCGATACCGTCATTGACGGTTCGGTGCGTGGTCGATTGAACCGACTTTCCGAAGCGCTGACCGCTTGA